The genomic window atgttttttttatgacAAATAGTGAATGTGAATGGCTACTTTTTTTTAGACGCACAACTATTAATCtttcattcatttattttaaaggtTTCTAAATTAATAATTGTATGCTACActttatatttttgtgttttgatATAAATACTTTTTCTTCAAATTCTATTATCATTGCTTTAATTATATGTTGGTTTGACATTAACTACAAATCTTAATAGAAAActataatatgatatattttttagatatttattttagGTTAAAAATTAATCTCTTCTttctattatataataatttaatattagtaTGAATTTCTATATTATTACCTCATAATTATAACACACATCCCACGAGCATGCAcactaatatataaattatatgtgaCACTTGTCATGTTTTCAATTAGcttataaagtataaaaaattcCATAaataatgtatcaaataattacccTCTATCTAATGCCATTTAGTCAGGTTTTATTATCCAACTATACcgtttttacaatttatataatacttTTTAAGATTTTGTGTGGATATACAAAATATTACCTCATCTTAATAATTGTTTTAGATTTTGTGATGTTTTgtgaaatacaaaatttttaataaataagatttCGAGTAATAAGATAACTCATAAGAATTTATGTATTTATacgaaatattattttattacacaaTACACAAAACATTATTACTTTATCACACTATAATGTTTTGTGTCATTACACAAACACTACCTTATTACATTATTATAGATCTTATGGAATGTATTACTCAATTTCATAATCCCATACAACCTCCATTTGCATATTGTAATAAATACTGTAAcatggtaatttttttataataacatGAGAATTGTTTTATGTAAATGGTAAGAAATTTTGTAATATATTGTAATTCATGCTAcaaaaaatatgtaataaatacTATAATGGGCTAAAGTTTTTTGTATTAGCACATCTTACGAGAATTTATATGTGTATTACTGTAGGTGATAAGAAAGTGTGTAATCGAGTTTTTACACAATATATTATAAGATAtgttgtaaatattgtaataggATAatgctttttgttttttttggaaaaacacAAAACCTTATGAGAACTGATTGGTCTATTACCAAAAATATTATCTAGGTCGTGAAAAATTGTGAAATCgagtaatatatattttaaactatattACACAATATATTATAAGATATGTAATAAATACTGTAAtgggtaatttttatttttatttttttgtaataacaCAAAACTCTATGAAAATGGTTCTATACACAATATTATGTGGGTCGTAACAAAAATATGTAATCGAGTGGTATGTATTGTAAATTGTGTTATACAATATATTTCAagatttgaaataaatattgtaatagcatgttttatacaatatttaggATAGGGGATATAGGAGATAGGGTTTAAACTCATATCAAACGTGTGTTTGAAAAGAGTTTTAATCACCACTCCAAATaagttaaaacaaaaaaaaatattttatgtttattatacttataaatggaaaatttattttataatttctattacCCAATATTTATAACACATATAATAAATATTGTAATGAAATAATACAAGTAGTGTTGATACTAATGTTCAATAAGGAGATGATGGGGGCAAGCTGGTTCACCTATGATAGACAGAGAGGAGATAAGAAAAGAGGAAATAAGGAGAATAAATAGTAGGTTATTAGGTCATGTATTGGATCCAAAAATGTTAGAACTAACAATCTCATACTATCATGTGTCCCATTAGGGATATAACAAATTGGCAATACTTTATGATGAGCTTACCCTAAAAATCTTGAGGTAGAAGCCCCCGGAATAAGTCAtgataaaatccaaaaatttataaTGTCAAATTGACCTTACTTGTTCaatatttttcaactttttgGTTAAATCGGGTTTTACTCCAAAGTTTGTCTCTATGGAGAAGCATGTTTTttacattaataaataaaagatcAGGTTAGAGATTCAAtcattatctttattttttagttacaGATTGGGCTTGTCatagttaaaatattaaacaattaattatgtgattttgatattaaataaatattaatacaaCAATGGTTTAACAAAAATGTGCATTTGATTTACTGATACGATTAGAgatcaaatttcaatatttacaattACGGAAAGGTCAATGCACTATTCGGAGTTTAACTTGGTAAGTATTTCCTACAtttcaacttgaatttttttattcaaattaaccctTGAATTTGACAATTATCCCACATCAGGACCTAAAccttttttattcaagttagtctctgaacttgacaattgttctcaAATTAgagcttgaacttttttttttgtccaagctaaTAAGTTCAGGAAGTAAGTCGAAAAGAAAAATCTAGGCCCAAAAATTTGGATTTAACCCTTTACCAAAAAATTAGTTGTTTAACTGGTTGAACCACACAAGTGCTCTCTAGGGACGGTGATAGACCAAATAGATCAGATTTCCAGTTAAACCAATGCAATCGATCAGTCAAGCTTTTTCAACACTGGAATACACGCAATATTCCCATAACAAAGCAATAACAAAGCGAGTAAAGCAGCCAACTCAGTAGAGGCAACAATATAAGAACTTTTGTatgattgcatatccttgaaagTAAATTACAAATATTGGATGTAGTTCCtccagtaaaaaaaaaaaagaaagaaagaaagaaaaagaaaaaaagttcaaACGTGAACCCCTCCCTGTTTCacaaattttgaaacaaataaatctTCTCCCTTATAGTTATCCTAAAAACTGACATCAGCACAAGGGgtgccaaaagaaagaaaaatatcagGCTTTAACCAAAAAGGAAGCATACAAGGGCCAAAAGGGAGCAAACAACAACTTCAAAACATATCTGCATGTTTTCATATCAGTTCAAGTGTCAAACTTACCCAAAGAATTTTTCCAAGGATGGAGAACTGAGCACTTTACCCGTAGTCCATTCAGTTTTGACAGGGGATACGTGGAGCTGATATTTGATGAACCTCTgcaaagaataaaaatataaattcccAAAATCATAGGCATTGTCAAGAGAATATTACTGATATTGAAACATTTTAAGTGCTGCTGCGAAAGAATTATCTTGAAGATTATGGGAATTAATCGAATAATACAGCTAACTGGGAAACTATTTCAGGATTTGTGTCGATATGCCAATCAGGTTCTAGCTGCCGAACAAAAGATGTCCTCCCATTCTCTGTACTACAAAAGAGAACCTGCAGATTCATTTCAGGCAAAGTAAATACTAAATATATGAACCAAAACATGATAGAACATCAACATTATGAAATTAGGAAAGGAAAGATAATCAACCAATTTATATCCTAATACTTCATAGCAGGCACCAGAAATCATGGTCCTGACATATCCTCCCTGACTGGAGGATCAATTAGGCTTGAGATATCTAAACACAAGTTATATGCAATCACAATCGGGCCAATGCTTACCTTGTCCTTCACCAAGCCACCGGAGGTGAAAATCCCTGCATTTTCCAAGGCCAGAAGAACATTTTTCTGCACACAAACACTTCATGAAGTTAGTCACTAGGAAAaacacatgatgtaaaaatatgctAGTAGCCTAATACAAGCACAACCATGACAAAGAAGTACCACACAACTATTGCATGCAATAAAGAGGAATACTGCAAATATCTAGTTATGGTATATTATCTaggattaaattttatattttacataagTGATTGTAATGTCAATATATAGTAAGGTTATTTTATATTAGATAGCATTTTTACCTCTTTTCCGAGTATTAGGTTTTTAGGTTATGTATggtacttttcattttattaagGTTTTGGGTTTAGCTATAAATACCTAcgttattttagctttatttaggcttaaaaaaataattatttgaggtACTGTGGTCATTGAGAATTTCTCCCTCTATTCTATCTGGTTTTCTCCCCCGTTCTCTTGTCTCCTCCAATTTCCTTTCTGTCTCCTTAAGGCTTTACTTGgtagaatgaaaagaaaattgaaagagtagaaaaatagaaagatgaaaaatataaTTGTTCTTTCCATTGGTGTGCTTGGTAGGAAGGATGGAAAAGTTGAAAGAAAAACTAGTTGTCTTCCCATTCGCTACTTGGTAGAGTTGAAAAGTAAGAGGACGGAAAATAAAACCTTTTAAAAttgcataattttgaactaacatgCATGCACCTCCCATTTTCTTTCCTCTTATCATTCCAATTTGGAATTATTTGTTTTTATGCATTAGCATGTACAATAGGCATCTCCTTGTTTCCTTTCCTACCAAGCacacttaaaattaattttctttccacttttccACTCCCTCCAATCCTTTCATTTTCCCACGTGCCCAAGCACACCCTAAATGTTCTTGTCCATTTCTGAGTTATTCCCTATCTTCTTATGTTCCGTCTCCTCTAGCTACTTGTTCAATCAATATTATGCATTCAGTGCAAAAAAGTTAGGTGTTTTGCTTTTAATTAGAAGAATATACCTATAAAAACCTTGAAGCACCTAATATGTAAGAAAGATATTGAAGGAAAATTGATAGCATTGGAAAAATAAGCATAAACAATACCATAGAACAAGGTTTGAACTCACTTCGCTTTCATCGTCAATAACCCTCTCCATGAGATAAAGATCACAAAATTTGGTAATCTCCAATAGCACATCCAACACAGAGGGCCTTACAGTTGCTTTTGTCTATCCAGAATGAAAGAGATCAAATTAATTATTTGCAGATACTAGTTACAAAAACAAAGCTCACCAAAAAGATTACCCACCTGCAGCTCCTCTGGACTGCTTTCCTCAAGGATCACTCCAAGTAAACGACATGTTACCTACACCAATAAGTCATCAAAACATTACAGTTGGAGGAAGAATAAAAATTGGTTCTGCCCAATGGTTTGTAAACTGCGTAAGCATCAAATACCGGCATGTCACTGATCTTAACAAGCCAGTCATAATTATGCACAAAAACCTGCTTAGCTGAACTTGGATGTCACTTTGCTTATGGGAAAGTTTAGCTAAAGTTACTAGCAGTTATATGAGAAAATTAGCTATTTCCAATAGCTAATGCATTCTAAAttataaacttaattaatattaccAGAATCAATTCATCCAATTCAGCTGCTAGTAGTAGTATGATAGCTTTTATAACCAACAACAGTAATAATTCTCATCTCAGAAATAACTAAAGTACTAACCACATAATATAGGAGTTGGGTGCACATTCAAGGTGCAGGCAGATTTCTAAAAGTTAAAGTTTACAACAGCAAGAAGCTGTGATAGCAATTCAGTTAATACTGCTGATTGGAACTAGATATTACATTTTGacatttattttagaaatttattcTGATAAAGTATCCAGTGAACAAACTAAATAAGGAGATAGGACCGTTTAAAAAATTGACAGTAACAAGGTTCCTATAAATCCCAATACTCAGAAGAGAAAACCCTTTAGATAAGATGGTTATATGAGAAGGCTCATAAAAGCTGTTCAGCAAGCCAGACCAGTGTACTTAGCTACAAGcatataaaccaaaaattttcaaGCAAACATCACCGTTAATGGCGCCTAGAATCCCATTAAGAAAGATGGCCTAGAATCCCATCTCCTAAAGAATCTCATTTCGACAAGTAAAAACTTTTGCTGCTTTTCGAGAATTGCGAGCATTGATTATTAACCCTTACCAAAGGAGTGTGATAATTGTGACTAAAAATCCTACTTCCAGAAACCAACAGACACAAATAAAATAAGTACTAAACAATCCTTACAGCATTAAGGAGTATGTAAGTTACCTTTCTACCTTCATTCAGTTTCTGCCTAACTATTTGCCCCAATGTTGGCTGCTAAATAAGGAAAAGAGAGATGCAaattaccaaaaagaaaaaatcaagacCAATCTAATTGACAATAATAAACATATCAATCTGTTTTAGTAAGACGCGATACCTTTACTGGCTGGAAAAACTCGTCAAAGGTGTTTTGTGCTCTTAAATCCTCTGAAGATGAATAAACTCCAGAAGGCATCAAAGTTATATTTGACTGAGTACTGATAGCAGTGCTACTAGTTATTGGAGCTTGACGTTTCGGTTGCCTTCTTGTTGGTGGTGCAGGTGATCTTGTGAACCTATAGGTAAAGATAATTGCAACAGCAAGCCCTGCAATAGCCCCAACAGATCGAGGATCCTGATGCAGTAGGGATGTTGTAAGAAACATACGTTATTATCCAAAACATTTCAGTTACACGCTAACTTATCTGGgctgaaaagaaaatgaaggatgAAGTAAGAGTAGTTCTACATGCCTGAGGGCAATGTAAGTTCCCCCCACCccctccttttttttaaaaaaaaaacccaaccatCCACCATACATGCATATAATTGCTAGTACTACGGGTTTGTTTGAGGTTTATTTGCCACATTCGAGTTCAAAAGTCAATTGGGTAAAAAAGAAGTAACATATGAGACGAAATTAACATCAATTACCAAATCGATATTCCGCTAAAATCACCAATAAAGGCCTAAATTCTATAACTAAATATTAAGAACATAAAATTCGCAGTCTAACAACAAGAAGGTGCATCAGATCCGCGAAAAAAAAAACGAGAGGCGGATttaagagagaaagaaaagaaccAGTTTTTGGAGAGAGATCGAGAAGAGATTGGACATTTTGAGGGCGAGATAGGTTCCGAGCCGCTTGATCAGCTGAATGAGCTCGTCCTTGAATGAGGATAAATGCGACGGCGGCTCAGCCATAACCGGTCAATTGATAAGACGATGTGGCGGTTAATGAAGTAAAGCGTCCTTGTTGTGGCGTAATAGAGGAAGCTTTCAGATTCTCAGGTGCTCaccattttaattaaatcacTCCTCAAAATTACAATTTCTCTCCGTAAAGCCCTTCTTCTTGTGCGTCAACGATTGATGGTAAATACGAGTTTCGATTTCCCCTCtcctttttggttatttttttttcGGTTAGAAAATAGATTTCGACTGTTTTAATGGAAACGAAATTTGAGTTTTCCTTATCGGAGGATAATATTCTACTTGTCGTTTATATAATTTCTTATGTTGCCTCAATAATAATCTcattatatttttgttattgtcaccttttagaatttaaaaaaaaaaagagtaataaaaatgatttatttaaatttagggtctgtttgataggggaaaatatttttcggaattGATTTTCCCCATTTTTCAGTGTGTGATTGgaggaaaatattttctttttggaaAATCAACTACAAAACACGGGAAAATGCCTTACAATTTTTGGGATATTGTCTTACCGATTCAAtctccgtaagacattttcctaaaGCTTTCAGGCATTCTTCTCCCTTCATCCAGTAAGCTCCCTTCATCCATTCTTCTCCCTTCCTTCATTCCTTCAAATTTCCGTTATTGAAAGCTTCATTTTGGTTCAGAACTGGAAACCGCTGCTGGTACGTTGcaattccatttccatttttcgacggttactttgtttatttttcatttctttttggcttttatgctccgtttatttttcatttctttttggcTGCTACTGTCGTTGCCATTTCTGCTTTCAAATGATGGGTAAGCTTCCTTCTTCTTTTATTCTTCGTTCGGTTGTTAATGCTGGAAGCCATCTTTCTAATTtccactctttcttcttcttctaacaCCATTGCTACCCACATCGACTGCCTAAGTAAGAAACCCATGTCCATGCCTGTTAGAGGAAAGGGAAAAACAGATCACCGCTTCGATAATGTTGATCATGCTTTGAGTTTGTTCACGTCTTTTTGCTGTCTCTGGTTTTCTGagattttgttcagtttttgtgttttttttaatgtgatGGGAAATTGGGTTGGAATTGAAGTTGAGGGTCCTTTTGCAACTTTCAATTCTAAAGAAGGGGAAAAAAATTGATTGCAAGTTTTAGATATGGACTGACGGTATCTTTTAGAAGTTGTTCATGTAGGAAGTTCTTATTTGATGATTCAACTGCAGTTCCCAATTGATCTTCTATAGGATTATCCTTGGATCATGCTAAAGGATATATCAATCTGTGATTTATTTTGATTCTATTGGAAATTTGTGTCTGATATGATTGATATTATTTAAGGTTATTATTAGATTTGTTCTTCCTTGTTCATTTAGCAGCAATAGGAATTCTCAATATGAAATGTCATGGTTTGCTTTGTCTATAGTAGGGGTGTAAAAGTGCTTGCAAACTACTTGAAGAAAGACTCGAACTGGGTCGAGCTATCAATTGAGTCAAATTTGAGCTTTGTTAAATAATGGCATGTCTGGAAATCATGGACTGGGTAATGAAGTTAGTTGCTTTGTTAATTTAAGGATTAATGGTTTTATAGGAACTTAAGTTAGTTACTTTGTTAATTTGGGTAATGAACTTTGTCTGGAAATCAAGGACTGGTTAATGAAGTTAGTTGATTTGtagctttatttttgtttttgtatggTCTAATGCAAATCCTTTTTTTATTATGCCATGTCGTCGTTGATAATCGCGAGTTGTGTAATTTTATGTTGTTCTTTCTCCACCTCCTTCAGATTGGAAAAATTGGGAGCCTTAAAATGGGACAAGGTAGTGCATGGCAATCAAACGTGGAGGCTTATCACTTGCATCTGGCTGCACGCTGGTGTTATTCATCTTCTTGCAAACATGTTGAGCTTGATCTTCATTGGAATTCGCCTTGAACAACAATTTGGATTCAGTATGTTATCTGTTCCCTTTTGCAGTGGTAGCGTACTATCGTCTCTTTTCATTCAAGGTAGCATTTCTTTTGGTGCCTCTGGTGCTTTATTTGGCCTTCTTGGAGCAATGTTGTCAGAGCTGCTGACTAATTGGACTATCTATACAAATAAGGTAATATTAGTTGCCTCGGGTTCCTATCTACTTAGAAATACAATGAAGGGAAACCAGAGTTATATGTGATTTCTTTTTTCATGTGGCTTGAAAAGTAATAGAGGATATTGATTTTTTACCTTAATTTGTAGGCTGCAGCTCTGATCACACTCACGGTCATCATTGTCATTAACTTAGCAGTGAGGATTCTTCCTCACGTCGACAACTTTGCGCATATTGGAGGTTTCTTAACCGGTTTTCTCCTCGGTTTGTTTTGCTGCTTCGTCCCCAATTCGGGTGGGTGGGACGTAAACATCTTCCTGCCAGTGCTCGTGTAACATCTAAGCATAAAGCATACCAATACCTATTTTTGGTGATAGCTATGGTTTTACTCATTGTTGGGTAAGTTCTCTCAACCCTACATTACTAGTTTAGCAGCTCGTGTTTATAATTTTGGTCCCGTTTGTTTAATTTCCTCTGTTTTCCTTTTTCGAATGATGACAGTTTCACAGTGGGGTTGGTAATGCTGTTTAGAGGAGAGAATGGACATGACCATTGCAGCTGGTGCCATTACCTGAGCTGTGTTCCTACATCAAAATGGCACTGTGGGAACTAAGCAGACCTTTATT from Gossypium hirsutum isolate 1008001.06 chromosome D12, Gossypium_hirsutum_v2.1, whole genome shotgun sequence includes these protein-coding regions:
- the LOC107946130 gene encoding peroxisome biogenesis protein 22 isoform X3, with the translated sequence MAEPPSHLSSFKDELIQLIKRLGTYLALKMSNLFSISLQKLDPRSVGAIAGLAVAIIFTYRFTRSPAPPTRRQPKRQAPITSSTAISTQSNITLMPSGVYSSSEDLRAQNTFDEFFQPVKPTLGQIVRQKLNEGRKVTCRLLGVILEESSPEELQTKATVRPSVLDVLLEITKFCDLYLMERVIDDESEKNVLLALENAGIFTSGGLVKDKVLFCSTENGRTSFVRQLEPDWHIDTNPEIVSQLARFIKYQLHVSPVKTEWTTGKVLSSPSLEKFFGF
- the LOC107946130 gene encoding peroxisome biogenesis protein 22 isoform X1, giving the protein MAEPPSHLSSFKDELIQLIKRLGTYLALKMSNLFSISLQKLDPRSVGAIAGLAVAIIFTYRFTRSPAPPTRRQPKRQAPITSSTAISTQSNITLMPSGVYSSSEDLRAQNTFDEFFQPVKQPTLGQIVRQKLNEGRKVTCRLLGVILEESSPEELQTKATVRPSVLDVLLEITKFCDLYLMERVIDDESEKNVLLALENAGIFTSGGLVKDKVLFCSTENGRTSFVRQLEPDWHIDTNPEIVSQLARFIKYQLHVSPVKTEWTTGKVLSSPSLEKFFGF
- the LOC107946130 gene encoding peroxisome biogenesis protein 22 isoform X4, with the protein product MAEPPSHLSSFKDELIQLIKRLGTYLALKMSNLFSISLQKLDPRSVGAIAGLAVAIIFTYRFTRSPAPPTRRQPKRQAPITSSTAISTQSNITLMPSGVYSSSEDLRAQNTFDEFFQPVKPTLGQIVRQKLNEGRKVTCRLLGVILEESSPEELQTKATVRPSVLDVLLEITKFCDLYLMERVIDDESEKNVLLALENAGIFTSGGLVKDKVLFCSTENGRTSFVRQLEPDWHIDTNPEIVSQLARFIKYQLHVSPVKTEWTTGKVLSSPSLEKFFG
- the LOC107946130 gene encoding peroxisome biogenesis protein 22 isoform X2; this translates as MAEPPSHLSSFKDELIQLIKRLGTYLALKMSNLFSISLQKLDPRSVGAIAGLAVAIIFTYRFTRSPAPPTRRQPKRQAPITSSTAISTQSNITLMPSGVYSSSEDLRAQNTFDEFFQPVKQPTLGQIVRQKLNEGRKVTCRLLGVILEESSPEELQTKATVRPSVLDVLLEITKFCDLYLMERVIDDESEKNVLLALENAGIFTSGGLVKDKVLFCSTENGRTSFVRQLEPDWHIDTNPEIVSQLARFIKYQLHVSPVKTEWTTGKVLSSPSLEKFFG